In the genome of Nitrospirota bacterium, the window CTGCAGGGATGCTTCGCAGAGAGCGCAGACTCCTCAAATTCGCCTTTGACCGAGATGTTAAGCTTCTCGGCCTGTTCCTCAAGAAAAGATCCTGTTCCGGCTGCACAGGCCTTGTTCATTTCAAAGTCAATGATTACCCCGTTTTTCAGGGATATGAACTTTGAGTCCTGTCCCCCGATTTCGAATATGGTATCAACTTCCCTGTCGATAAAGGCTGCTGCGGTGGCCTGGGCAGTGATCTCGTTTTTGACAATGTCTGCCCCCACATAATCGGCGATCATATATCTGCCGGACCCGGTTGTTCCGACGCCCATAATCTCAACACGTTCCCCCACCTCTTCCTCTATCTCTGAAAGGCCCTGCATGACGGCTTCTATGGGCCGTCCTGATGTCATGAGATACCGCTTTGCAAGGAGTCTTCCTTCTTCATCAATGACCGCAAGATTTGTGCTTATGGACCCTATATCTATACCGAGATAGGCCCTGGTCCGTTCGGAATTGAGGGGATCTGTTTCATGGATCCGGCCAACCGACATTTCCCGGCTGGCTGATGATGCATTATTGCCGAGCGGCGGATACCCCTCATTAAGAGGCCGGTACGATTTCAGGAATTCCTCTATTCGTGAAATGTCAAAATGCTGCTGAGTTTTTTCCTGAATATTTTTTAATGCGGCGCCGATTGCGCCCATTAAGGCATGATCTTCCGGAACAAGAAGTTCATGAAGTCCGAGTATTTCTCTGAATGCACGCACCATTCCCTTATTTGCCGCCACTCCTCCCTGGAATGATACAGGAGGAACCAGGAGCCTTCCTCTTGAAATGGAACCCTTGAAGTTTCTCGCAACAGCAAAACAAAGTCCTGCCACGATATCTTCAACAGGAGTTGCGATCTGCTGGAGGTGAATCATGTCGGATTTCGCAAACACACTGCATCTCCCTGCTATCCTGGGAGGTTTTTTCGACATGAGCGCAAGGTCGCTGAATTCTTCAATAGTAAGCTTCAACCGTTCTGCCTGCTGGTCAAGAAAGGAACCGGTTCCTGCAGCGCATACGGAATTCATGGAAAAGTCTTTTATCGAGCGCGTATCTTCGTCAAGGAGAATAAGCTTTGAATCTTCCCCACCCATTTCTATGATCGTCTTTATGTGCGGGAAAAGAACATGGGTCGAATATGCCTGGGCGACAATCTCATTCACCGGTTCTATGCCAAGAATGGACGCGACCAGTCTTCCGGCCGAACCGGTGACGGACAGAGAGCGGGTATTCGAGTCATGAAGATGAAATATTTCTGACTCTGCAACTTCTCTCAGGAGTTTGAGGGCAATGGCAATGGGATGCCCTTTATGTCTTTGGTAGCGGCTGTAAAGCTTGCTGCTTGCATCATCCAGAACAACAAGCTTTACACTGACCGAACCTGCATCCAGACCGATAAAGATCATTGCTGTTCCGATTTTTTAGCATTATACCATATACCCGGCATCTCATGAACCGGAAAGGACTTCAGCATCAGTAGATCCACGGGCAGATACGTGAAGGAACTTTTTCCCTGTAACGCCTGTAGCTTTCACCGAACCGGACCGAGAGTTCTCTCTCCTCGAGGGGAATGATGAAGGTAACCACTATGAAGAGATCCAGAAGAGTCAGAATGCCGACAGCAATCACGCCGGTCATGAGGAAAACACCCGAGAATATCAGGGTATGTGCTGAGTAAGTCGGGTGCCTTACACGCGAGAAGGGGCCTCTGGTCACAAGGTTTTCTCTGATCCTGTGCGAGATTTCCGGGACGCCGATAAT includes:
- a CDS encoding isoprenylcysteine carboxylmethyltransferase family protein; amino-acid sequence: MNDLIAIMTIMFWPVIPLFWIPVHFFPGFFRRIGFFTYMMPLFTWVPVAYLIYMNREFLIQTNAELPVSLKILGIFFLASGSLLHIWTAKLLGLWGIIGVPEISHRIRENLVTRGPFSRVRHPTYSAHTLIFSGVFLMTGVIAVGILTLLDLFIVVTFIIPLEERELSVRFGESYRRYREKVPSRICPWIY